Within Nostoc sp. KVJ3, the genomic segment AATTGCACTCTTATTCAATGAAATCAACCGCTTAAAGGCTTCATTATCTAATTCGGTGAGCCAAGATTCATCGCTACCAACAACAGCATTAGAGAGTTTTTTCTTATCCTCAATCATTTGGTCAATTCTCTCTTCTAGAGTTCCAATGGCAACAAATTTATGCACAAAGACATTCTTTTTTTGACCAATACGGAAAGCACGGTCAGTTGCTTGGTCTTCAACTGCTGGGTTCCACCAACGGTCAAAGTGAAAGACATGGTTGGCTTTCGTGAGGGTGATACCTACGCCCCCTGCTTTCAAGGAAAGGATAAAAACCGATGGTTCTGTATTTGGGTCTTGAAATTCGGTAATCATTTGTTCTCGACGTGGGCGACTAGTGCCACCATGCAAATAGTAAGTATTGCAATGCAGACTGTGTTTGAGATGTTTCTCAATCTTTTCACCCACTTCCGTAAATTGACTAAAAATGAGTAAACTTTCTCCTTCATCAACTGCCTCCTCAACCATCTCTGCTAACCGACTGAGTTTGTGCGAACGCAGTGGTGAAAATTCGCTCCCATCTTGCAGAAATTGGGCTGGATGATTACAAATCTGCTTCAATTTCATCAGCGTTGAAAGAATCAATCCTTTGCGTTGAATTCCCTCTGCTGATTGCAATTGTTTTTCGACATCTAGTACCACCACTTCATAAAGCGATGCTTGCTCTTTGGTCAGGTTAGTGTAGAGTTTTTGTTCCACTTTATCTGGCAAGTCATTAATAATAGACTGGTCAGTTTTTAACCTTCGCAGAATTAGAGGTTCTACCAGTTTTTTCAAGGTGGCAGATTTCACGCGGTCATTGTCTTTTTGAATCGGAATCTCGAAAATTTTCCGAAACTGGGCTTCTTTACCCAAGTAACCAGGATTGAGAAAATTAAAAATTGACCATAAATCCAGTAAGCGGTTTTCTACAGGAGTACCTGTCAATGCCAGCCGATGTTTAGCTCTTAATTTTAAAATAGCTTTAGTTTGGGCAGCTTTCGGATTTTTAATATTTTGTGCCTCATCCAGTACTAAACGTTGCCACTCAATGCCGCTCAATAACTTTTCATCTTTGCGGACTAAAGTAAAAGAACTAATTATCACATCGTTTTGTTTACAAGCAGCTTTGAAGTCAGCTAGATTTTGCAGCCTAGTGCTACCATGATGCACCATAGTTTTTAAATGAGGCGCAAATTTAGCAATTTCTTTCTGCCAGTTGCCGACAACAGAAGTCGGGGCAATTAATAGTGTAGGCAGGGCAGATAAAGAAGTAATCTTTTCTCCTACTTTCAGAGCTGAATGTAACTCCTTCTCTTGCACTAATCGGGCAATCACCTGCACGGATTTACCTAAACCCATATCGTCTGCCAAACAGCCATTTAATCCCAAATTTTCTAGATATTGTAGCCAGGAAACACCACGTTTTTGATATTCTCGGAGTGTGCCTTGCAGATTATCAAGTTCAGAAATTGGTTCTAGGCGACTTTTATCTTGTAGCTTTGCTATCATCTCTGACAAAGCTTCGTCATGTTCAATTTCCCATTCTGACCCCAATTCAGCACTGCGTTGTAGAAACTCCAGTAAGGTCATCTGGGGTTGTTCGGAGCCTTTTGACTGCCAAAAGTCGAGTAACTGCTGCATTTTATCCCGGTCTAATTCCATCCATTGACCGCGAAAATGCACTAGGGGAGTTTTAGCATTAATCAGTTGTTCCCATTCAATAGGTGTGACAGTTTGCTCCCCAATCGCCAACTCATACTGATACTCCACCAGTGAGTCTAAGCCAAAATAGCTTTTTGTTTCCCCTTTCGTTGCAGCAAGTTTGCTACCCGATGCTTTGAGGCGAATTTTGGCGCGACGACGACCTGCCGGAGTATACCAAGCAGGTACAATTACTTTGAATCCTGAGTCTTCCAGTACCCAAGCACTTTCAGTAAGGAAGTCAAATGCTTCATCTAAGGTAAGTTGCATTGCTGTTGGCTTATCTGTCTCCAACCCAAGCCAGAGTTTGGGATACATCCGGGCTGCATACCCCAGATTCAGCAGTAAATTTGTTTCAAAATCTTTACCAAAATCTTTATGTACAGCAGTTTTGGTAAATTGATTCATTGTCCAGTAGTCTGCTAACGCTAACTTCAAGGATGGATCTTGTTTACTGGCTACTAGAAATTGAATTTGCCAATTGTCTATTTGTTCATTATCAGGAGAATGTAACTGGAAGCACAGATGAAAAGGTGAATCAGCTTGAGTGCGGGTAATTTTGGTTTTCCACATCAACCATTGCTGATATTCCTCGAGGGCAGTATTTGTTGTTAGTGGATTATGCTGACGAGGAGAAAAGCAAGATTCAATTAGAGAATCAGCAATTTGTTTGTCAAAAGCGGCTGTAGATGGGGTGTGAGTCACTAAATCATCAAGTACATATTCGGAAAAGTGACGCAATAGTGTTTCTCGATCAAAAAACTCAATGCGATCGCTAGTTTTTCCTGTACCTGCCACACAGATTAGTGGCATATATTCAATATATTTAAGAATATTTGCTTCATATTGTTCGGAAATAATTTCCCAGGTGGCATAAATTTCAAATGCTGCTTTATCAGTCTTGCTTTTGCCTTTTTTCTTCGGATTTTTCGATGATAACTGTCGATATTTTAGGGCGGGAATAAATTGGTCTTTGAGGATTACTTGTTTAAAACTCTGAGTGTAATGATACCAAAATAATAAATCTGAACCAATTTGAAACTTCTCGGCATTATATATTGCTAAAAAATGGATATCTTTAAGTAGTTTGATAATATTAAGTGCTGTGACGTTTTTGGTAGACACTACTGTTTCATAACAATCTACCTGCCAGTATTGGAATTCTTCATAACTATCAGTCAACTCAATTTCTAAATACTTGGTTAATTCTGGTGAGGGTAGGGGCTGATTATTGGTGGTTGGTAAGGCAAAGTATTTAGGAGATATGCGTTGAACAAATTGAGTATTGTGTTCTTTAATTCCCAATTCCTGTACTAAAAAGGCGATTAATTCGGATTTAAGCAAATGTCCAGGATGAATTTGTTGACTATTGGTGTGACTTTTTTGGGATAATTGAGTTTCTACCCACAAGTAAAAAGACCCTGACTGAATAAAGTCAGTTTCCTCCTTTGGTATCCAGGTGCCATGAAGTATTCTCATAGTGATAATGCCTCTGGATTGTTTGGAAATTCACGCGCCTTAGAACTACTTTAGCAAACAGAGGTGCTAGAACTATTTTCTTTATGCAAAAGAAAGCGATTACGCTATCGTGCGATCGCTTGTTCAGAAATCAGACATAAATCCTACATTTTGGCTACAAATCAAAGTCAAGGCTGAATGTTTCTCCATCAGAATCCTCTTGTTCCTCCTCTGTAATTTGAGTTGAACTCCAATAGGTGAGTTTGTTATCTTCTGTATTAATCGGGGTGAAAGTCGCTTGTTGTGTGGGAAATGCACCCTTTCTGAAAGCAAAATAGCAATCAATAATAAAGTAAAGCGTCTCCAGGTAACTCTTGCCTAGTTGCTGTGATTCGGCAAATATCCGCTCACGGTAGCTATCTTTGATCCGAACTTTTTCTGGGGTTAAGTCAAGTTTGTCTGCCATTGCGATCACTTAAGAGATGTAGTAGTTGGGTTCTTGGCAAAAATAGTTTTTGCCATCTCTAAAAGCCCAGAGACATTGGCTTCTACCGGATTGTCCAGGATTTTGAAGCCATTCTTTTCTAACAACTTTTTGAATCCTGGTAAAAGGCAACCTCCACCAATCGCCCAGATTTCATCCCCCTGATGCTTGGCATCCAGTGTCAGATTCACCACTTTCTTCAAGTATTTTTCATACCAATCTTTTAAAGAAGCACTGTATATATCTTTGATATCGATGTCACGGCTGTATCGGGTATGCCCCATTTCCAGACAAAATCGGATAATGGAAGGATCTCCGATTTTTCCTCCATTTAGATGTTTCATTTTTTGGGAGATATCATCGATGAGAACTTCCACACCGATGGGGTAGGCGGTGTGAACTTCTCGTTGACCCCGGTTGTAACGAGAATACAGGGTTGTTCCATTGCCAAAGTCTAAAATGGTTAATTTTTTCGGTAGTGGATGCCCAAACAATGCACCCATACCCTCTAGTACAACTTTCAGCACTTCTACTTTTACTTCTGATTGTTTGCCAGCAAGTATTGGCTGATATTCTCCATTGAGTACTTTTTGTAGTTCTTCAGCCAGACCAACATCATGTAAACTGACGACTAATTTTAAGTGCCAAGCCTTACGGTGTGGCAGATGTGCCAAGGCACCCAATAAAGTCAACAACGCATTATTGACTTTATTTTCATTATTGTCTGTGTTGCGGTCAAAATAATTTCCTGTACGGTAAGCAGACTCTCCAACAGTGTAAGCAGTGCCGTTAAAAACTACACGCCCTGGAACATCTTCCATCTCGGCATTGGTTATATAGCTGGGGACACGAACCACTTCAAAACCTTCGACTAAAAGTTTGAGACTTCCGTAACCGTTGTCGAAACCCGCAGGAAAAATTTTTTGTAACGTGTGAATGTTTGACATAAAGACAAAGGTAATACACTTTGATTTGTGAAAATTATCTGTTGAAGTGATCTGCAAGAGAAAGAAGAATAAAATAACTTCCCTTTTTTTGCCTAATCTCAAGAGCTTATCATAACCCCTTGGGGGCTAAATGGGGTACAAATTGTCAGCCAGTCAAATATACCCCATTTAGCACCTATGTATATCCTATATAGGGGTCAAAATGTAACCAAAGTCCTGATCTGTTGTTGGGGTATATATAGCTCCCATATAGCCCCCAGAAGGAATTTTTGAAATCTTTTTTATCAACGCAGCAGAAATTAAATTAGATCGTTGTTGACTCTTTGATTTATACTTTAATGTCAATTTTTTGTTGAAAAACAATTCAGTCTTTCACTCTAACTTCTTGCTGACTACGTAACGAGTGGGTTACTACTTGCTTACAGGTTCAGCTTTCTCTACTGAATTATCATTCACACCCAAAGTCAATTCCAAAGGAATTTTTTGGGGATAAGCTTTTACTACTTGCCGATAAACATCATAATTAGTAGGTAGGGTCTGCTGAGAATTACCCACTCCATAGGTCAGTTTGTACTTTACATCTTTGATTAATTCAGGTTTGCCTGCCTCTTCTTGAGGCCTTTTACGTTGTTCAACTTCATCAACACTTGGTCGCGGCGGTAAAGTAGGCCACCATAACCCTCTGTCATCTGGGCCAACAACTGCTCCTGGTGGTTTCAATCCATTCCGATTCAACACTGAAGTATTAGCAAAAGTTTCAGTGCGTGGTTGTGGTTGACCTGTTAGGTTATTAGCATACTTAACTTGCCAGGAGTAACTGGTGAGCGCTGTAGCTTCATACTGTTCAGCAGTAGTAGTGCTGCAACTAGCTAGTGTCAGTGCCGTTAGTGCAGTTATTATTGAGGGTAAAAATCTCATTTGCATTATCAATCGTTAATATCTCTACACCAGTGACTCTTGAAGAAAGTGTGTGGTCATTGCTGCCAAGGAGAAGGAATCGCTGTTGTTGAAAGCACTTCCCTTGCTTCCAGCCTAATCGCTGTTTGCTCACAGTTGGGGCATTTTACCTTTGTGAAAATCACTGAAGGTCGTCCTTTGTACTCGCCCATTACGGGATCTCCAGTGTACTCGCTGATTATCCCTTGCTTGCAGTGGTAGCACTCGAATATCACACGCCCTACCTCCGAGTTGCAATCCAGGAATTGCATGTGCTGACAGGGTTCTGGCGGTAATTCTTCTTCTTCATCGCTCTTTGTCAATTGACCCTGTTGCTTGGGCTGTTGCGGTAATTTGGATTTTCTCTTGTCAGCAGAGGTACGTTTGGCTTTACTTTTCTCTAAATGTTGCGGTTTTCCAGCAGCGTTTGTCTTTGACCTTACAAGAGGTATTACCTCTGCTTGGGCTGGCTGCTCAACTGACGGCAGATCAACACTGGGAGTAATGTTAGGCTGAGAGATTGGCTGCTGTTTATCTACTGGTTTATAAGCTACAAGGTCAAGCTTTGGACTTGGGTCGTTGGGTTTTGGCTGTTGTTTAGGTGGCTTGGGCGATCGCTCGGTAGACTTCATCAGAACTTTCTTTCCAGAACTTTGGGAAATGAGTGTATTTTAACCGCCAATTTATTTCACTAAATCGCCCCTCATCACCAGAACGAAAGTATAGTTAGCTTTTTAGGTGACAAGCAATTTGGAGCATTAGTTTTTCATTACTTTGGTGTAAAACTTGTGAAAATCTTTGCGGTCTACTTAAATTGTCATAGAATCAGTTCATTCTGTAACTAATATATGTTTTTTCATCAAAAATCGTATAGTACTAAGAAAATATGATTATCGCAGTTACTAATCAAAAGGGAGGAGTAGCCAAGACAACCTCTACTATCGCACTAAGTGGATTGCTGGCAGAAAGTTCCTCCTGCCTTGTAGTTGACTTTGATCCCCAAGGTAATTTAACCACGGGTCTAGGAATCAAGATTCAGCCAGGGCAGAAGACTGCTTATGAAGTACTTACAGATCGTAAACAGAGCGCATCTGAAACTATTATTGACACCGAGTACGGAATCAAGCTGATTCCGGCTGACATATCTCTTGCATCTGGAGAAAAGCAAATTTTGACCTCGGCAGATAATAGCCGAATCCTGAGAAAGAAGTTGAATCCTTTACGGCAAGAATTTGCTCATATCCTCATTGATTGCCCACCTAGCTTAGGTATGCTGACTCTAAATGCACTGATGGCAGCAGATGCAGTCTTGATCCCCGTTCAATGTCAGTTTTTTGCTTTAGAAGGCTTACGACAATTATTGGAAACTATCGAAAGTCTTCGTGATGAAGACACTCACCCCAATTTGCAAATTTTAGGAGTCTTGCCTACAATGGCAGACCGTACACTCACGACCCAAGATGCTCTCAAAACTCTTAAAACTAAACTTCCTGGGGTCAAAATTTTTGAACCAGTTCCTAAGTCTGTTCAGTTTCCAGAGTCCAACTTGGCGCGTCAACCAATTCATCGATATACCACAGAAAGAAAATTGATTGAACCTTATCAAGAAATCGCCAGGGAAATGGCAGAACAGGAGTAATATGGCGAAGCGGCGCTTGTCAATGGCAGATGAAATGGAATTTCCGAATAAAACCAGACAATTCCTTG encodes:
- a CDS encoding DEAD/DEAH box helicase, which codes for MRILHGTWIPKEETDFIQSGSFYLWVETQLSQKSHTNSQQIHPGHLLKSELIAFLVQELGIKEHNTQFVQRISPKYFALPTTNNQPLPSPELTKYLEIELTDSYEEFQYWQVDCYETVVSTKNVTALNIIKLLKDIHFLAIYNAEKFQIGSDLLFWYHYTQSFKQVILKDQFIPALKYRQLSSKNPKKKGKSKTDKAAFEIYATWEIISEQYEANILKYIEYMPLICVAGTGKTSDRIEFFDRETLLRHFSEYVLDDLVTHTPSTAAFDKQIADSLIESCFSPRQHNPLTTNTALEEYQQWLMWKTKITRTQADSPFHLCFQLHSPDNEQIDNWQIQFLVASKQDPSLKLALADYWTMNQFTKTAVHKDFGKDFETNLLLNLGYAARMYPKLWLGLETDKPTAMQLTLDEAFDFLTESAWVLEDSGFKVIVPAWYTPAGRRRAKIRLKASGSKLAATKGETKSYFGLDSLVEYQYELAIGEQTVTPIEWEQLINAKTPLVHFRGQWMELDRDKMQQLLDFWQSKGSEQPQMTLLEFLQRSAELGSEWEIEHDEALSEMIAKLQDKSRLEPISELDNLQGTLREYQKRGVSWLQYLENLGLNGCLADDMGLGKSVQVIARLVQEKELHSALKVGEKITSLSALPTLLIAPTSVVGNWQKEIAKFAPHLKTMVHHGSTRLQNLADFKAACKQNDVIISSFTLVRKDEKLLSGIEWQRLVLDEAQNIKNPKAAQTKAILKLRAKHRLALTGTPVENRLLDLWSIFNFLNPGYLGKEAQFRKIFEIPIQKDNDRVKSATLKKLVEPLILRRLKTDQSIINDLPDKVEQKLYTNLTKEQASLYEVVVLDVEKQLQSAEGIQRKGLILSTLMKLKQICNHPAQFLQDGSEFSPLRSHKLSRLAEMVEEAVDEGESLLIFSQFTEVGEKIEKHLKHSLHCNTYYLHGGTSRPRREQMITEFQDPNTEPSVFILSLKAGGVGITLTKANHVFHFDRWWNPAVEDQATDRAFRIGQKKNVFVHKFVAIGTLEERIDQMIEDKKKLSNAVVGSDESWLTELDNEAFKRLISLNKSAILE
- a CDS encoding ParM/StbA family protein, which produces MSNIHTLQKIFPAGFDNGYGSLKLLVEGFEVVRVPSYITNAEMEDVPGRVVFNGTAYTVGESAYRTGNYFDRNTDNNENKVNNALLTLLGALAHLPHRKAWHLKLVVSLHDVGLAEELQKVLNGEYQPILAGKQSEVKVEVLKVVLEGMGALFGHPLPKKLTILDFGNGTTLYSRYNRGQREVHTAYPIGVEVLIDDISQKMKHLNGGKIGDPSIIRFCLEMGHTRYSRDIDIKDIYSASLKDWYEKYLKKVVNLTLDAKHQGDEIWAIGGGCLLPGFKKLLEKNGFKILDNPVEANVSGLLEMAKTIFAKNPTTTSLK
- a CDS encoding ParA family protein, coding for MIIAVTNQKGGVAKTTSTIALSGLLAESSSCLVVDFDPQGNLTTGLGIKIQPGQKTAYEVLTDRKQSASETIIDTEYGIKLIPADISLASGEKQILTSADNSRILRKKLNPLRQEFAHILIDCPPSLGMLTLNALMAADAVLIPVQCQFFALEGLRQLLETIESLRDEDTHPNLQILGVLPTMADRTLTTQDALKTLKTKLPGVKIFEPVPKSVQFPESNLARQPIHRYTTERKLIEPYQEIAREMAEQE